In Verrucomicrobiia bacterium, a single window of DNA contains:
- a CDS encoding DUF418 domain-containing protein, producing MFRVPSPGGFVYDAVMPSLIPPEVPPVIAGFRPDGPGPVLPVERIETLDVLRGFALFGILLVNMALFGWPVYQLVLGNPMGTASRADAVAGWTIRILAEGKFYSLFSFLFGVGVAIQMERADAHGVPFAGRYARRLTALFGIGLAHTLLLWEGDILVLYAILGFLLLAFLRCQSRTLLIWAAVFLALPVLLYAAFWVLFAVASMLPNVAGMIEKELAAANESYARQSEENLRVFAQGGMGEIFVQRGRNVAFLYQFVWVVASMVFPMFLLGFCAGRRGILRHVGANLPWVRRVGVWGLLIGLPASGVYALGHAASDASNVNFASVVALGALAISGPALGLCYASGLVLLLQREGWRRALQPVAAAGRMALSNYLFQSLVCTTLFYSYGLGWYGSVGMAAGAGLAVVIYAVQLPLSVWWLKRFRFGPAEWLWRRLTYGREAMRR from the coding sequence TTGTTTCGCGTTCCCAGTCCGGGCGGCTTCGTGTACGACGCCGTGATGCCGAGCCTCATCCCGCCGGAGGTGCCGCCCGTCATTGCCGGGTTCCGGCCTGATGGTCCAGGGCCGGTCCTTCCTGTGGAACGGATTGAAACGCTGGACGTGCTGCGCGGCTTCGCGCTGTTCGGCATTCTGCTCGTCAACATGGCCCTCTTCGGCTGGCCGGTTTACCAGTTGGTGCTGGGCAACCCGATGGGGACGGCCTCGCGTGCCGACGCGGTGGCCGGCTGGACGATTCGGATCCTTGCCGAAGGCAAATTCTATTCGCTGTTCTCCTTTCTGTTCGGCGTGGGCGTGGCGATCCAGATGGAGCGGGCGGACGCGCACGGGGTCCCGTTTGCCGGCCGCTACGCGAGGCGTCTGACTGCATTGTTCGGGATCGGACTGGCGCACACGCTTCTATTGTGGGAGGGGGACATCCTCGTCCTCTACGCGATCCTGGGGTTTCTGTTGCTCGCGTTTCTCCGCTGCCAATCCCGGACGCTGCTGATTTGGGCGGCGGTGTTTCTCGCACTTCCAGTGCTCCTTTACGCCGCCTTCTGGGTGTTGTTCGCGGTGGCTTCGATGTTGCCCAACGTCGCCGGGATGATTGAAAAGGAACTGGCCGCTGCGAACGAATCCTACGCACGGCAGTCGGAGGAAAACCTCCGCGTGTTTGCGCAGGGCGGCATGGGCGAGATCTTCGTCCAGCGCGGTCGGAATGTGGCGTTCCTGTATCAGTTTGTCTGGGTGGTTGCGTCGATGGTGTTTCCGATGTTCCTCCTGGGCTTCTGCGCCGGGCGCCGCGGCATCCTGCGGCATGTCGGGGCCAACCTGCCGTGGGTCCGGCGTGTAGGTGTCTGGGGTTTGCTGATCGGGTTGCCGGCCAGTGGGGTTTACGCATTGGGTCATGCGGCCAGCGATGCATCGAATGTGAATTTCGCGTCGGTTGTTGCCCTGGGGGCGCTGGCCATCAGCGGACCGGCCTTGGGACTGTGCTACGCGAGCGGGCTCGTCTTGCTGTTGCAACGGGAAGGCTGGCGGCGGGCGCTTCAACCGGTCGCCGCCGCCGGGCGCATGGCATTGAGCAACTACCTGTTCCAATCCCTGGTCTGCACCACGCTGTTCTACAGCTACGGACTGGGTTGGTATGGTTCGGTGGGGATGGCCGCGGGAGCGGGCTTGGCCGTGGTGATCTACGCGGTGCAACTTCCCCTCAGCGTCTGGTGGTTGAAACGTTTCAGGTTCGGTCCCGCGGAATGGCTCTGGCGACGGCTGACGTACGGCCGCGAGGCGATGCGGAGATGA
- a CDS encoding sigma-70 family RNA polymerase sigma factor — protein MPGAADAIETLCRAYWYPLYAYVRRHGHSPADAEDLTQEFFARLIRKKHLRLADPERGRFRTFLLTSLRHFLFNEWARARTGKRGRGHAVVPLDPRTAESLYANDVEEGPSPEALYDRRWAVTLLERSLRELRERYASAGKAELFEVLKASVWGAKGSAPYGELATRLGMSEGAVKVAVHRLRRRFRDLLRTEVGRTVGHPDQVDGELRDLMAALGNRLETPG, from the coding sequence ATGCCGGGTGCGGCGGATGCGATCGAGACGCTGTGTCGCGCCTACTGGTATCCGCTTTACGCCTATGTCCGGCGCCACGGGCATTCACCTGCGGACGCCGAGGACCTGACCCAGGAGTTCTTCGCCCGGCTGATTCGAAAGAAGCATCTGCGACTGGCGGATCCGGAAAGGGGACGGTTCCGCACCTTCCTGCTCACCTCCCTGCGCCACTTTCTCTTCAACGAGTGGGCCCGGGCCCGGACCGGGAAACGGGGACGCGGGCATGCCGTCGTCCCGCTCGATCCGCGGACGGCGGAAAGCCTTTACGCGAATGACGTCGAGGAAGGGCCGTCTCCCGAGGCCCTTTACGACCGGCGCTGGGCCGTGACCCTGCTCGAACGATCCCTGCGTGAATTGCGCGAGCGCTATGCCTCGGCCGGAAAGGCGGAACTGTTCGAGGTCCTCAAGGCCTCCGTGTGGGGTGCGAAGGGGTCGGCGCCGTATGGTGAACTCGCGACGCGGCTCGGCATGAGCGAGGGCGCCGTGAAGGTGGCGGTGCATCGGTTGCGCCGGCGCTTTCGGGATCTCCTGCGGACCGAGGTGGGCCGCACCGTCGGCCATCCCGACCAGGTGGACGGAGAATTGCGGGACTTGATGGCTGCCCTGGGCAACCGCCTCGAGACGCCGGGTTAG
- a CDS encoding serine/threonine protein kinase, whose product MNKKQACARCGNAINGFAAGDLCAMCLLQDGLMPSSPPEGTLPSRSGATTTDRMGPPLPWDGTQRSSFGDYELIEEIARGGMGIVFKARHRSLNRVVALKMVLPGRSASQGFIERFHTEAEAAARLDHPHIVPVYEIGAHEGQHYYTMKLIEGSTLAARLATGSGRSMGHGAPASSPDPPSVCRPAEAAVLVAKVARAIHCAHQQGILHRDLKPANILIDQQGEPFVSDFGLARIAEKASDLTLTEAVLGTASYMAPEQAAGQSRQLTTSADIYSVGAILYELLAGRVPFRGPTPMETLRQVVERSVPSPRSIRPAVDPDLETICLKCLEKEPRDRYGSAEALADDLDRWLRHEPVLARPAGMAVRLRKWVRRRPLVAAFSAAMASVLGLAMGGVFWQWRRAEIRGDLLQQKADVMQRTLYAVEMKAARQAWNDARTGDVLALLRKYGPDSGLEQLRGFEWRQLWWLCHQEQATLQSHQEYICKVAFSPDGTRVAAAGDRDGVIRVWDVGSLGPVATLGGQTSWMGSLFFLDDNRTLAFDRNDGRLMLWDTTTARAVEILDGRLRGMWPLRLSPDGRWAAAVDRAQPRVLRVWEVATGRQVSELAGIAFHSPYMLDNRLLFSADGSTLAIALHDKSVRLLSVPDLTSEVRLVLTDHARCLALSPDGTLLAAGFISSPGIEIWGLASQQRLHTLRGPHHPPMFELRFSPDSTLLASSSYESVVALWSLAEPERERAGFKGHPEGQGIALAFSPDGRLLASGGRDGAIKLWNTDVSPASPLETALPTGAWQARFSPDGRTLAVAADGGKVKLFDPVSEEWLGTLEDPDDTAPPAEPYTPHYRPLALSPDGRLLAMGRGDRTVLVWDFETRQLRHRLTHDTGTVLCVAFAQDSKTLGTAGDDRTLRLWDARTGRQTGGLETRELVYILAFSPRGGVLAYGGWTRLADSQPVTLWNYETAQPVATLPDHAAPVSALAFSRNGQTLASGDGDGIVLLWNLDDLPSPRNLPVLSGHLGPISGLAFSPDEINLVATSFGGTARIWHLPAMLDAGDLSSRQNLLASAAFSPDGNTLALAGRERGVQLFRAVPFEQTSAQPNPD is encoded by the coding sequence ATGAACAAGAAGCAGGCCTGTGCCCGATGCGGCAATGCAATCAACGGGTTCGCCGCCGGGGATCTCTGCGCCATGTGCCTGCTTCAGGACGGCCTGATGCCTTCCAGCCCACCGGAAGGGACCCTGCCATCCCGCTCGGGCGCGACAACGACCGACCGGATGGGGCCGCCGTTGCCGTGGGACGGCACGCAACGCTCCTCGTTTGGGGACTATGAATTGATCGAGGAAATCGCGCGTGGCGGCATGGGGATCGTCTTCAAGGCGCGACACCGAAGTTTGAACAGGGTGGTCGCCCTCAAGATGGTCCTGCCAGGCCGATCCGCCTCTCAAGGATTCATCGAGCGATTCCACACCGAAGCCGAGGCGGCGGCGCGACTGGATCACCCGCACATCGTTCCGGTCTATGAGATCGGGGCGCACGAAGGCCAGCACTACTACACGATGAAGCTGATCGAGGGCTCGACGCTGGCTGCACGTCTGGCCACCGGTTCCGGGCGGAGCATGGGACATGGGGCGCCGGCTTCGTCGCCCGACCCTCCCTCTGTCTGCCGGCCCGCGGAGGCGGCGGTGCTGGTGGCCAAGGTCGCCCGCGCCATCCATTGCGCCCACCAGCAGGGCATCCTGCACCGGGATCTGAAGCCGGCCAACATTCTCATCGACCAGCAGGGCGAGCCGTTCGTCAGTGACTTCGGACTGGCCAGAATCGCAGAGAAGGCGAGTGACCTGACCCTGACCGAGGCGGTTCTGGGCACCGCCAGTTACATGGCTCCCGAACAGGCGGCCGGCCAATCCAGGCAGCTCACGACCTCCGCCGACATCTACAGCGTGGGTGCGATCCTTTACGAATTGCTTGCAGGACGGGTTCCGTTTCGCGGACCCACCCCGATGGAGACCCTGCGCCAGGTGGTCGAGCGCAGCGTTCCATCACCTCGCTCGATCCGGCCGGCGGTGGACCCCGATCTCGAGACGATCTGCCTCAAGTGCCTCGAGAAGGAACCCCGGGACCGGTATGGATCGGCCGAGGCGCTGGCGGATGACCTGGACCGCTGGCTGCGCCACGAGCCGGTCCTGGCCCGCCCGGCAGGCATGGCTGTCCGGCTGCGAAAGTGGGTCCGTCGCAGGCCGCTGGTCGCCGCATTCTCCGCCGCCATGGCGTCCGTGCTCGGGCTGGCCATGGGCGGAGTGTTCTGGCAGTGGCGCCGGGCCGAGATTCGCGGTGACCTGCTGCAACAGAAGGCCGACGTCATGCAAAGGACCCTCTACGCGGTGGAGATGAAGGCTGCCCGGCAGGCATGGAACGACGCGCGAACCGGAGACGTGCTGGCCCTGCTCCGGAAATACGGTCCCGACAGCGGTCTCGAACAGCTTCGCGGCTTCGAATGGCGGCAGCTCTGGTGGCTTTGTCATCAGGAGCAGGCCACCCTCCAGAGTCACCAGGAATACATCTGCAAAGTCGCCTTCTCCCCCGACGGAACGCGGGTCGCCGCCGCTGGAGACCGCGATGGCGTCATCCGGGTTTGGGATGTCGGTTCGCTTGGGCCGGTCGCCACCCTGGGAGGTCAGACTTCGTGGATGGGTTCCCTCTTCTTCCTCGATGACAACCGGACCCTGGCGTTCGACCGCAATGATGGACGGCTCATGCTTTGGGACACCACCACGGCCCGGGCGGTCGAGATCCTCGACGGCCGACTCCGAGGCATGTGGCCATTGCGGCTCTCCCCGGATGGCCGCTGGGCGGCGGCGGTGGACCGGGCGCAGCCGCGGGTGCTCCGGGTTTGGGAGGTTGCCACCGGCCGGCAGGTCAGTGAGCTGGCCGGGATCGCCTTTCACAGCCCTTACATGCTCGATAACAGGCTCCTTTTTTCGGCGGACGGTTCAACGCTGGCCATCGCCCTGCATGACAAATCGGTGCGGCTGCTTTCCGTCCCGGACCTGACCTCGGAGGTCCGGCTGGTCCTGACCGATCACGCGCGCTGCCTGGCACTGTCCCCCGACGGCACGCTTCTGGCCGCGGGTTTCATCAGCAGTCCCGGGATAGAGATCTGGGGGCTGGCCTCGCAGCAACGGCTTCACACTCTCCGCGGGCCGCACCACCCCCCCATGTTCGAACTCCGTTTCTCCCCCGACTCGACCCTGCTCGCCTCCTCGAGCTACGAATCCGTCGTCGCGCTCTGGAGTCTCGCCGAGCCGGAGCGCGAACGGGCCGGCTTCAAGGGACACCCCGAAGGGCAGGGCATCGCCCTCGCCTTCTCCCCCGACGGTCGGCTGCTGGCGAGCGGCGGCCGCGACGGTGCCATCAAACTCTGGAACACCGATGTCAGCCCCGCTTCGCCCCTCGAAACCGCGCTGCCAACCGGCGCGTGGCAGGCGCGGTTCTCCCCGGACGGACGGACGCTGGCGGTGGCAGCCGACGGCGGCAAGGTGAAGCTCTTCGATCCCGTCAGCGAGGAATGGCTCGGAACTCTGGAGGATCCCGACGACACGGCCCCGCCCGCTGAACCCTACACGCCGCACTACCGGCCCCTGGCCCTTTCGCCGGACGGCCGGCTCCTGGCCATGGGCCGGGGCGATCGCACCGTCCTCGTGTGGGATTTCGAGACCCGGCAACTCCGGCACCGTTTGACCCACGACACCGGCACGGTGCTCTGTGTCGCCTTCGCACAGGATTCGAAAACCCTGGGCACCGCCGGCGACGACCGCACACTCCGGCTCTGGGATGCGCGGACCGGGCGCCAGACCGGGGGGCTCGAAACCCGGGAGCTGGTTTACATCCTCGCATTCTCGCCGCGGGGCGGGGTCCTGGCCTACGGCGGATGGACCCGTCTGGCGGATTCGCAGCCGGTCACTCTGTGGAATTATGAAACAGCGCAACCCGTCGCCACCCTCCCCGACCACGCCGCCCCCGTGAGTGCCCTGGCCTTCTCCCGCAACGGCCAAACCCTGGCTTCCGGCGACGGCGACGGCATCGTCCTCCTCTGGAACCTCGATGACCTCCCATCGCCCCGGAACCTGCCAGTCCTCTCCGGCCACCTGGGACCGATCAGCGGCCTGGCGTTCTCACCTGATGAGATCAACCTCGTGGCGACGTCGTTCGGCGGCACAGCCAGGATCTGGCATCTGCCCGCCATGCTGGATGCGGGAGACCTCTCCTCCCGGCAGAACCTGCTTGCTTCCGCCGCCTTTTCCCCCGACGGCAACACCCTCGCCCTGGCAGGTCGCGAACGGGGTGTCCAACTCTTCCGCGCCGTCCCCTTCGAGCAAACCTCTGCCCAGCCCAACCCTGACTGA
- a CDS encoding beta-propeller fold lactonase family protein: MKSIDFPPARRPIPPLQGFRLFTALGFLALAAPAQEFVNFEGKQTNPIRLSADGTRLFAVNTPDARVSVFDLTHPATPRLIAEIPVGIEPVSVHPRSNDEVWVVNEVSDSVSVVSVSRGMVVATLRVRDEPMDVVFARGRAFVSVGRSHALAVFDAGTREELDRIPLLGLNPRALAVSPDGSRVYVAFALSGNRTTIIPREEAPDQPGPTRIPDAPPKVALIVDAEDPAWADEIRYTLPDNDVAEIDADSLTVTRYFSRLGTVNLGLGVHPGGGQLWVANTDARNRVFFEPALRGYTHLNRVTRVDLTTGAATPFDLNPDIDYGVMPNLEARATALAQPTSVVFHPSGDHFYVAAFGTDRVARVDTHGTILDRIEVGEVKGATPDPRNKRGPRGLALHPDGSRLYVMNRIANTISVIDTGTRSVVGEFPTGSHDPTPETIRVGRGFLYDARLSGNGTLSCASCHVDGEMDHLAWNLGNPDGELQRLTVFRGVFPTSTHPAHPMKGPMTTQTLRGLKGMEPLHWRGDRASLLDFNPAFDSLMGAEPLGDEDMRAFKDFVETIAFQPNPNRNLDNSLPVSLAGGDPRAGQDFFRNTDFLVPGFGPVRCVSCHAQPTGLALPGFRITQHDGMDIVQPMKIPHLRNLYQRLDFDNTPGAMSLSGFGLEHDGSRAGIAQALSVPRFETIRNDETIIRNLAAFLLAFDTGTPPAVGHDLTLTRENLSSPAVISQWDTLEQQVQSSRIDLIAKSDFGALLFDRATSGSYRSDGEGDPFRSRHWVEERIREGATVTLMGVPVGSGWRMAIDRNLDGIPDGVPPRIPLVVRFRSTGDAIHLSWDAEADRAYAVDSSNSLEPGSWTPLATGIVSQEGAATFSDSLADRGPARFYRIRHD; the protein is encoded by the coding sequence ATGAAATCGATTGATTTCCCTCCCGCCCGCCGCCCGATCCCGCCGCTCCAGGGTTTCCGCCTGTTCACCGCCCTCGGCTTCCTGGCCCTCGCCGCCCCAGCGCAGGAATTCGTCAATTTCGAGGGCAAACAGACCAATCCCATCCGTCTGTCCGCCGACGGCACCCGGTTGTTCGCCGTCAACACCCCGGACGCGCGGGTCTCGGTGTTCGATCTCACCCATCCGGCCACACCCAGGCTGATCGCCGAAATTCCTGTCGGCATCGAACCGGTTTCGGTCCATCCGCGATCGAACGACGAGGTCTGGGTCGTCAACGAGGTGTCCGACAGCGTCAGTGTCGTGTCGGTCTCACGTGGCATGGTCGTCGCCACTCTCCGCGTCAGGGACGAGCCGATGGACGTCGTCTTCGCGCGCGGCCGGGCCTTCGTGTCGGTTGGCCGGAGCCACGCGCTCGCCGTGTTCGATGCCGGGACACGGGAGGAACTCGATCGGATTCCCCTCCTCGGCCTCAACCCGCGCGCGCTGGCCGTCAGCCCGGACGGCAGCAGGGTCTATGTGGCATTCGCGTTGTCGGGGAACCGCACGACGATCATCCCGCGGGAGGAGGCGCCCGATCAACCTGGCCCGACCCGCATTCCGGACGCGCCGCCGAAGGTGGCGTTGATCGTGGATGCGGAGGATCCGGCCTGGGCGGATGAGATCCGGTACACGCTGCCGGACAACGACGTGGCCGAGATCGACGCGGATTCCCTCACGGTGACCCGCTACTTCAGCCGGCTCGGAACGGTGAACCTGGGCCTGGGCGTCCATCCGGGAGGCGGCCAGCTTTGGGTGGCCAACACCGACGCGCGCAACCGGGTCTTCTTCGAGCCGGCGCTTCGCGGGTACACTCATCTCAATCGAGTCACCCGCGTGGACCTCACGACCGGAGCGGCGACCCCGTTCGACCTGAACCCGGACATCGATTACGGCGTGATGCCGAACCTCGAAGCCAGGGCCACCGCGCTCGCCCAGCCCACCTCCGTGGTCTTCCATCCGTCCGGAGACCATTTCTACGTCGCCGCGTTCGGGACCGACCGTGTGGCCAGGGTCGATACACACGGGACGATCCTCGACCGGATCGAGGTCGGGGAGGTCAAAGGCGCCACTCCCGATCCGCGGAACAAACGCGGCCCGCGCGGCCTGGCTCTGCACCCGGACGGTTCCCGGCTCTATGTCATGAACCGCATCGCCAATACGATTTCCGTGATCGACACCGGCACCCGCTCGGTCGTCGGCGAGTTCCCAACGGGTTCCCATGACCCGACTCCCGAGACCATCCGCGTGGGGCGCGGCTTTCTGTACGACGCCCGGCTCTCGGGCAATGGCACTCTGTCCTGCGCAAGCTGCCACGTGGATGGGGAGATGGATCACCTTGCCTGGAATCTCGGGAACCCGGACGGCGAACTGCAACGGCTGACGGTCTTCAGGGGGGTGTTCCCCACCAGCACTCATCCTGCGCATCCCATGAAGGGGCCGATGACGACCCAGACCCTGCGCGGGCTGAAAGGAATGGAACCGCTGCACTGGCGCGGGGACCGGGCCTCGCTTCTCGACTTCAACCCCGCCTTCGACTCACTCATGGGAGCCGAGCCGCTGGGCGACGAAGACATGCGGGCCTTCAAGGACTTCGTCGAGACCATCGCCTTTCAACCCAACCCCAACCGGAATCTCGACAACTCGCTGCCGGTCTCCCTCGCTGGCGGCGATCCGCGGGCAGGCCAGGACTTCTTTCGCAACACGGACTTCCTGGTCCCGGGGTTCGGGCCGGTCCGATGCGTGAGCTGCCATGCCCAGCCGACAGGTCTGGCCCTGCCCGGCTTCCGCATCACACAGCACGATGGGATGGATATTGTTCAGCCCATGAAGATCCCGCATCTCCGCAACCTTTATCAACGGCTCGACTTCGATAACACCCCCGGTGCCATGAGCCTGTCCGGCTTCGGCCTCGAACACGACGGATCCAGGGCCGGAATTGCCCAGGCCCTGTCCGTCCCGCGCTTCGAAACCATCCGGAACGACGAAACGATCATCCGCAATCTCGCCGCCTTCCTGCTCGCATTCGACACGGGAACCCCGCCGGCCGTGGGCCATGACCTGACCCTCACCCGGGAAAACCTCTCCTCCCCCGCAGTCATCAGCCAGTGGGACACGCTCGAACAGCAGGTCCAATCCAGCCGCATCGATCTCATCGCCAAATCCGATTTCGGAGCCCTGCTCTTCGATCGTGCGACCTCCGGCAGTTACCGTTCCGATGGGGAAGGGGATCCGTTCCGCAGCCGGCACTGGGTCGAGGAGCGCATTCGCGAAGGAGCCACGGTGACCCTCATGGGGGTTCCCGTTGGCTCGGGATGGCGTATGGCAATCGACCGCAATCTCGACGGAATTCCCGACGGGGTCCCGCCGCGCATCCCGCTTGTCGTCCGATTCCGGTCCACGGGCGATGCGATCCACCTGTCGTGGGATGCCGAGGCGGATCGCGCCTACGCCGTCGATTCCTCGAATTCCCTGGAGCCGGGAAGCTGGACGCCGCTCGCCACCGGCATTGTCTCCCAGGAAGGTGCCGCGACCTTCTCCGACTCCCTCGCCGATCGCGGACCCGCCCGCTTCTATCGAATCCGCCACGACTGA